A genomic segment from Verrucomicrobiota bacterium encodes:
- the tsf gene encoding translation elongation factor Ts, translated as MSQAATIDPKTVKQLRDKTNAGMMDCKKALEEAGGNLEEAEKVLRKKLNLSASKKADRAASEGVIASYIHLGGKVGVLIEVNCETDFVAKNDNFRDFVKDITLHIAAANPQYLKREEVDPKVIEDEKEVAASQVKDKPANVIEKIVAGKIDKFYSTICLLEQPFIKDQNKSIQDIVNEKIGELGENIIIRRFARYSVGE; from the coding sequence ATGTCTCAAGCAGCAACTATAGACCCTAAAACTGTTAAGCAACTTCGTGATAAAACTAATGCAGGCATGATGGACTGCAAAAAAGCTTTGGAAGAAGCCGGAGGAAATCTTGAAGAAGCAGAAAAAGTTCTACGTAAGAAACTCAACTTAAGCGCCTCTAAAAAGGCGGACCGTGCCGCATCAGAGGGTGTGATAGCTTCTTACATCCACCTTGGTGGTAAAGTTGGCGTTCTTATTGAAGTTAATTGTGAGACAGACTTCGTAGCTAAAAACGATAACTTTCGTGATTTTGTAAAAGATATTACTCTGCACATTGCCGCGGCAAATCCCCAATATCTAAAGCGTGAGGAAGTTGACCCTAAAGTCATAGAAGATGAAAAGGAAGTTGCTGCCTCACAAGTAAAAGATAAGCCCGCTAATGTCATTGAAAAGATCGTTGCGGGTAAGATAGATAAGTTCTACAGCACGATTTGCCTATTAGAACAACCCTTCATTAAGGATCAGAATAAGTCTATCCAGGATATCGTTAACGAAAAGATCGGTGAGCTAGGAGAAAATATCATCATCAGACGCTTTGCTCGTTACTCGGTAGGTGAATAA
- the rpsB gene encoding 30S ribosomal protein S2: MSKPDVKALLEAGVHFGHRTDKWNPRMKPYIYEARNGIHVINLNKTADQIADAFSFLRGQASDGNKILFVGCKKQAQEAVKKAAQDSEAFYVTERWLGGTLTNLPTIRRSVARMREIDEMEKSGKMKALPTKQEISALRRESMKLHRYLDGIQDMEAPPKVLVIVDVSRETIAVKEALRLNIPIVALTDTNADPSDIDYPIACNDDAIRSIRIILEHLKAAVQEGLSKYKGTRPSTKSPKESDEPTKEEMEAISA, translated from the coding sequence GTGTCCAAACCGGATGTAAAAGCATTACTAGAAGCAGGAGTCCATTTCGGTCACCGCACTGATAAATGGAACCCGCGCATGAAGCCTTACATATACGAGGCTCGCAATGGCATTCATGTCATTAATCTAAACAAAACCGCTGACCAGATCGCTGATGCCTTCAGCTTTCTTCGTGGACAAGCGTCCGATGGAAACAAAATCCTTTTTGTCGGGTGCAAAAAGCAAGCTCAAGAAGCAGTCAAAAAGGCAGCGCAAGATTCTGAGGCTTTTTACGTTACCGAGCGTTGGCTTGGCGGCACATTAACTAACCTGCCCACCATTCGTCGCAGTGTTGCACGCATGCGAGAGATTGATGAAATGGAAAAGAGTGGCAAGATGAAAGCACTTCCTACTAAGCAGGAAATCTCTGCTTTACGCCGCGAGAGCATGAAGCTACACCGTTACTTGGATGGTATCCAAGACATGGAAGCCCCACCTAAGGTGCTGGTTATTGTTGATGTAAGCCGAGAAACAATTGCCGTAAAAGAAGCGCTTAGATTGAATATACCTATCGTAGCACTTACAGATACCAATGCTGACCCTTCCGATATTGATTACCCGATTGCTTGTAACGACGATGCAATCCGCTCTATTCGTATTATTTTAGAGCATCTCAAGGCAGCAGTCCAAGAAGGCTTGTCCAAATATAAAGGAACAAGACCATCGACAAAATCCCCGAAGGAATCAGACGAACCGACCAAAGAAGAGATGGAAGCCATTTCTGCCTAG